A region of the Pempheris klunzingeri isolate RE-2024b chromosome 6, fPemKlu1.hap1, whole genome shotgun sequence genome:
actatagacctccactacacactgacacactgactaactagcacacacacacacacacacactatagacctccactacacactgactaactaacacacacacacactatagacctccactacacatgaacacactgactaactagcacacacacacactatagacctccactacacactgacacactgactaactaggCATCGCTTCGTTTTCCTGAACATTTATCTTCAGGCTTTTGGGTGTGGTTTTATCTATTTGAGCTTCTCCAGGTGTGtttgctgtacacacacaggagggtTAATCGATATCTGAAAGCAATTCTGTCACTTTTGCTTCatggtaaaaaataaatctcacCACGTAATCTTTCAATCTCCATTTTTAGCTGCTCACAAACACTTTCTTTTAATACGACTCTGCTTGAGCTCACTCACActacagaataataaataagtaaaataatgtCGACTCAAATGTCTCCAAGAACATTTACGAGAGGCTTCAGTGCCAGTGAAGAAATAGCTCCCAGCAGTGCAGCTAAAACCAGTATAGTGCATCTTTAATTCAGAAGCCTGTCTGGACTTTGGCTTCAGGCAATACGGTTATCGTATTCAGGTGTTCCTCAGTACACACGCCCCAGGGTGAAGTCAGTTACTCCTGGATTTTAACTGGTTAACACACATTCGGCTCCTCTCTAACAGTTCAGGTAAACGTTGCACAGAAACTCAGTTTTCAAACTCAAATTCAATCAGTTTTGAAGCAAATGTGAGAAGCTCAACAAAGCAGGGTCTTACTGTTGGAGCTGGTTGAGGCGAAGCTCATTTTTTCCAACTTGATTATTTTTACACTGGAGTCATCAACACAAGACagctacaaagagacacaaaatgaccacaaagacacaaaataaccacaaaataacaacaaagacacaaaataaccacaaagacacaaaataaccacaaagacacaaaatgaccacaaaataacaacaaagacacaaaataaccacaaagacacaaaataacaacaaagacacaaaatgaccacaaagacacaaaatgaccacaaaataacaacaaagacacaaaataaccacaaagacacaaaatgaccacaaagacacaaaataacaacaaagacacaaaatgaccacaaagacacaaaatgaccacaaaataacaacaaagacacaaaatgaccacaaagacacaaaataacaacaaagacacaaaataaccacaaagacacaaaatgaccacaaaatgaccacaaagacacaaaatgaccacaaaataaccacaaagacacaaaataaccACCAAAAGATACAAAATGTCCACGAAGAGACTCAAAAGatcaattaaagaaataaataaactctcTGAATTCTGAATTGCAGCATCGTATCATTTCGCATCACGTCAAATCTCCTCTAATCGCGCTGGTCGTAACTCggtgtgtttcatgtttctcaGGTTGGTGGCGACGAGTCGAGATGCGCGTTGTGCATCTCTGTTCTTCAGCAGCAGCGTCTCACCTAACTGGTCGGCCAGGTGCTTTCCTTTCTCCGGGGGGACGACTCTCTCCTCGTCCATGTCGCACTTGTTGCCCACCATGATCACCTGGGCGTTGTCCCACGAGTACGTCTTAATCTGAGTGGCCCTGAAAACATTTTAGTACTTAGGTgaggaacaaaaacacactacaGCTGTAACAGGTAAATTACACAAGGTGTGAGcaaacattttggttttagtaaaatgaaaaaaataaaataaaaacaaggcttatgataaaataattatgattaaaaaataatgacattaataAAAACCTAAATTAACCTAAATAAAAAacttaagtaaaaaaaagtgattaaaaattatgaaactgataaaaattgaactacaaaaaacatttttaagtaataaaaattaaactaaatttatAAATAGAAACacataataaagtaaaaaaaactagtgacatatttattaaataataaaaaccaaaatgaaaactaaaattaaaaacagtgacaaaacatAATACAATCTAATAATTTTACACTAATAAAATCTAAACTAAaacttaacatttttaatgttaatgtttaacaaAAGCAAACCAGTGATACTAcgttaaaatacaaaaatgaaatgaaacattaaaaacaataaactaaATGTGACACTAAttataactaaaataaaatatcaactAAACTGAAATCTagagttaaaataaaagaaaacaaaatataataatagaatagaataaaaaataaaaataaaaattattgaACTAAAATTAGAAAccaaataaaaattaaaagtagtgataaaatttattaaataaaataactacTAATAAAACTAATCGTGACACttttttacataataaaatCTAATTGAACTCATTAATGATGAATATAAAGTGACAGCGACACGGCAGCGTACCAGTCCTGGACGGCGTTGAAGGACTCCTCGTTGGTGATGTCGTACATGAGGATGAAGCCCATGGCGCCGCGGTAGTAGGCGGTGGTGATGGTGCGGTAACGCTCCTGTCCCGCCGTGTCctggaaaacagaaaaccagccaatcagaaagctGCTTCACTCAGCAGCTCCACCCGGTGGCTGCGGCGTCCAGACGATAcccaaaaataccaaaatgtcGGGCCGAACATGTTGAGTGTTTAAAGgaggttcatcctctggagacacCGACACCGGGGCGGACGTCAGCTGAAATGGAAACCGAGGAAGACGCCACGTTTGAATCTTTGTTTAATGAACTGGTTTGTTTGAGGGTTTGGTGTCAGTTTATAACATAATCCAACAACTTTCTTTGAGGCCAAATCCCACCGGGAGCGTCTCGGCGCTCCGCTGAAGATCCTGACAGACGCCGCGGTCGCTAAGCTAACacttaacatttttaaataagaaaaactattataaaaatatactgAAACTGAtgaaaactaaagtaaaagcttaaaataaaataaactaaaagcAGCTCggagcagacaggaagtcagacagacaaacggcaaagagaatccactccacttttcaaaataaaagctcctgtctttcagtggtatattccagcagcagatcagtatcattctctaatgggggggggggcttgctttgcttttattccttcttcttttccacAAACCGTCCTGGGAACCTGTCTGGTAGTTTGTGCAGGTAGCATCATATATACATGCTgtagatcaggggtgtcaaacaaTCGGCCCGTGGGCCAAAACCGGCCCGCCAGAGAGTCCAATCCGGCCCGCAGGACGACTTTGCAAAGTATAAAACTCATAAGACATTAATTGCTGTGTAAAATACCACACTGTTCAGCTCCAGACAGCTGTGACTGGATGTTTGGTGCCTTTGCAGACACACTGTGATCTGTAATGTGTAAATGATAAACAGAGGCACAACATTTtttcaggtcgttcataatgttcattaaattaaacattttcagaacgtacttgtactttttttgcactaaaataaaagggaaaaatgtggAGTTGtggttatttaaaggttattacgCTGTGATCTTACTGGTCCTGGTACGACTGACATATATCACAAAGGGTGAAGAGAGAGACTTCAACACACTCTGGGGACCAGTGACGTGTGGTCTTACCTCCTATTGAACTTTACTTGACTACGTAGAAGAAGAACAACCACCGAACAAGAATGAACGTGAGCTCATATACGCCCTCTACGTTGTGGCAGAgctcctgcctgcctcacctCATGTCTCTTCAGTGCAGCTCTATGTCAGATCCTAACACTAAAGAAGTGATAGACATACGTGAAATACATTACCTATTATATGGAGAGTGAGGACATATAATAAAGATGTCTACaatgtgtaaaaacattttaataaagcattacaTTGGTAGCATACACTGAGGAAGCAGAAGGCACGCGCTCAACCCAGTTTGCAGGGGATTGTGCTGCCTCACCTCGCTGCCTACACTGGAACTGAACAGGAAATACGCAAAATGCAGCaattttgattataaaaatgattgaaattattcaaatcaTACATCTCATGAGGGCAGTCCCCTGACTGCACGTCCCTGCTGGGGACCAAGCATGGCCATGATGACAGAGGGGAACAGAAGACCTGCTTAAAAGTgtatttatctatatttatgtttatgaatttgtattttattcactcctttttaaatattctgattattattattcatttttgttattttaagaaatatttgaCCTACATCCTGATCCATGACGGTGCTTGTGTGGGTGTTTATATGGATGTATTATGTTATAAGAAATCatgaaattacattaaaattattaaaaaacagaGTCTATAAACAGCAAAAATTTACTTAAGAGGAATATTTCAACCCTGCGTTGATACAACAAGCTGaggagaataaataaaagactttCTATAGTAGTAACGGGTGGTTCTTGGAGTGGTTCACATCCAAACACGCTAATCTAACATATCATCTGTTACACTGCGGCGGCATCAAAACCAGACTGTTTGAACTGGCATTGCTGTTTCCATGGAGATTCAAGCATCACACGCGgcacaaaagcacacatttcCTCCCTGGGAAGCCGCAGACGTCACTTAGACGTTCACCTCCAGGCGTGAATATATAAACTGATGATGGCAACAGACGTCTTTAACACATGGAAGCATTAAAACTGGAGAAATGCCgtcacatttcatcatttctatCAGCTGCAGTCTGCTTCCTGTCCTTCCTTTGTTTATGTATATGCTGCAAAATGTATCATCATCACGCCTGTAAGTGCAGATATaaataaactgctgctgtttctcatcCGTAGGATAAAAATAAGGTAAAAGGTGTTCGGGTCACCGGTGAGACGGCAAAACACAAACCAGGACGTCCAGtttgatgatgttgttgtttgcaggttgtattttctgtttaatgCACAAAACCTTTTATATTTCTGTCCCACTTTGATGTGACGGGAGACGTTTGCCTCTCTGAAAACCACCGTTCGAGTCAACGCTGACTTATTATTTCAGCCCAAACACCAACCtcttcctaaacctaaccaatgTGCCTCTGAAAACTGACGACAAAAACAATAAGTGAACTGAAAATAAGACTTTCTACTTTGATGTTTGGTCCCATAGAAGGACTCCAACCACCTAAAATGTGGATCAAGTCACtgaaatggatgaaaacagctgaataGTTGTTCATCTGGCTATTTTGAAATGAGTGTTTATTAttcacacatgcagcgacaTCCTGGAATTATTCTAAAATAATCTTCACACAGTAAATGGGGGTAAGGAGGGGACAGCCCAGCAGATGGAGGGACGACAACTGctgtaaaaaacacaacagaagaagaagatgggggAAGACTGAGATGTCTGCAAACAAAAGAACTTGGATTGTTTGTTAGTTATCGAATTGCCTGCAAAAAACCCTGAATTCTAATGTGGCATCAGCCTTTACGAAACCCTTTACCGTCACCGTCAATGTTCCTGCTTCCTGCCATTTTACCGGAAGTGTTACCAGGTTCTGGGGCGGGAAACTGAGCGATTCAGGGAGAGTCTGCATGGACCACTCAGACGATGACTCATCTTTGAGGTTGTGTCACTTCAGTATGAGGACGTTTTTAGGAGCTAACGGACGTCGATTCTCTGTAACAGACTGTGGCTGAGATTAAGGTGAATGCATCGTGTTTTACGGCGTCACATCATCTCCACTTTCTGCGTCTCCCTGACCCAGAGGTCATTCATGGCAGGTTGGGTCACTGATCCTCAGGTTGGAGTGAAATTAGCTCTGATGCTAGATGTttgtataaatgtgtatttggataaaataataatgagagGAACTGTAAGTTTGTCAGCATTAAAAAGAAACCAACACAAAGCCCATGAGTCTTGGCAATGTGAAAGGAATTTGGCATTttaaatgatgacaaaatgtgttttagaaTAAAAGATCAGGCTCATTTTAAAGGGTAAGTGGAGTATTATTGAACCTTGGTCCAAGTTTTGCATATATCTTGAtatctgagtgactggtaggtagtaaaagtgttggaactggtccagtagatcacctcagccagaactggtccagtagatcacctcagccagcagccaccaaacgggctgcaatggctgcaacgtgatcctttgggacaactgcacctgatcacagtaggtccactaaaagagcttgtttgatccactgacaggctcagagtgttattctaagtgtgtgacagcatcatggaaaggatccctacagagagagacctggaagatccttttggtttaaccacaaacagcacacacaccagactacattcactaaaacagggattttagagaacaggacacaggtcTATTGCTGCCTGGATCAGTTAgagttatttgatattttttgactttggtgatttaaagggttagtttggatccaaaacaatatttgcataACACACAACTAACTAGTCAAGGCAGCaaaagtagaccagcaactccagtgttctgtgagctaaaatcactgtttttgtcaatgaagtctggtggcttcgaaGAGGTTAAggttgtggttaaaccaaaaggatcttccaggtctctctctgtagggatcctttccataatgctgtcacacacttagaataacactctgagcctgtgaGTGGATCAAAAAGCTCTTTCAGTGGACCttttagtcatttagacaccaaaaatgtgtacaaatagggcccaggtttgaaaataccgCATCTcctgcatgtgtgcttgtttaCCCTTCGTCTTGTTCTCACTGGGGAAGAGCTGGTTGGAAAGATACTTAATGATTCGATAAATAAAGACATCACAGCTTTGGATTTTGTGCACTTATCAGTTATCGAGACTCCGGCTGCCGTCAGAGTGTGAACATCTCACTCTTTAAGAAGCAAACGACTCGACTGCTTTCAGCCTCGTCTCCTCTAAGACTCTTAACCGTCTTATCTGAGGCGCCGATCGATCCGCAGCCACGACAAAACCAGCTGAGCCTCAATGTGACTTTCACGCCCGACTCCAGCATCGTTCAGCCGCCATCCTCCGGCGTGTCATGGTCACACCTCTACAGCTGCTCCGACTGCAGTCGCTCCTCTAAATTTAGCTCTTTtgtgcttctcctcctctccatcgctggttttctcttcctctttcttctggGATACATGCAGCGAGAGccaatttgcatttatttaattgGGATTTGATGTTCGGTgtgattgtgtgcatgtgtgcagtggCGGCATTAATCATCGAGCACAATAAGAGAAGCCTCGGGCAGTGACTGATTCCTCTCAGCTCAGttaaaagcagagagaaatgtgCCCACTCCACCAACGTGGCCAACAGAATGTGGACGGCCAATCACCGCAACCATATGCGACTATAAGGTCTTTGAatagaacaaataaataaactactTGACCACTAGATTGCACAAGATTTAACGTATTAACAAATATATAGTGTGTggttaaaaatgacaacaataataataaagggTAATGTCTCttcgaagccaccagactcccttgaaaaaagcagcaattttACTGTGCAGAACACTGGCgtcgctgctctgctgctgcttagtttgtttgtgttattgagtgattttggtgttttaaagggttagttcagatccaacagaCTGTTTGTGtatcacacaacaacacaaacaaagtaactgaGCATcgcagcagtagaccagcaactcctgtgttctgtgaactaaaatccttgtttttatgaatgtagtctggtgtgtgtgcagagagcgatataacggctgtttgtggttaaaccaaaaggatcttccaggtctctctctgtagggatcctttccatgatgctgtcacacacttagaataacactctgagcctgtcagtggatcaaacaagctcttttagtggacctactgtgatcaggtgcagttgtcccaaaggatcacgttgcagccattgtagcccgtttggtggctgctggctgaggtgatctactggaccagttctaaTACTTTTAGTGGGAAATATGTAATAGTAGGGGGACCTGGTTTAAAAATGACTAGAGCTCTGGACAGTAACATCTGAACAACTCCTCATTTGAGCATTTAAAGAGCAGCTATAGCTCCCATAAGGCCTCTGGCTAAGCTCACGCCTAAAACATGTTCAAATCTGCAACAAACACAACCAGTCCTCAGCTCTTACGTATGTTTGCATCTATTTTTACTCATCGCTGTGCTTTCACTTTGAATCAATCGGCTCTGATTAGCTCCACTTATGGCATTGTCCCCCATCctcctatacacacacacacacctcctcaccCTCCTGCCTCCCCCATCCAGGCTTCTTGCCGGGTCTCAACCTCTTCGCCCCAAGAGGTCTCTTTAATTGCCACTGAAGACAGcactgttagtgtgtgtatgtgtgtgtgagtgtgtgtgtgtgtgtgtgtgtgtgtgtgtgtctgcgaaCAGAGTGAGTGAGCGTGAAgagctgctgccatggcaacaacatCACCACTGACGGTACAGGCTGTGGCCCAGaagtctgtcttttctttttcctcccgGCAGCTCGTCGTCGTTGACAGAAAGCAGAACATCATGTGACGCTGCGTCGCTCTGCTCCCTGATACCGCCAGTTATATTATGGTATGTTGTGTTCCCATGTCGCACTATTAAAAAGGGACAGTTCGCCCCAAAATTTAAACCTACATATTGTTCCTCTCACCTGTTTTGCCACTCAaagcaccaaaaacagacacgTCTCTTCACAGAAATCAGGACACAGTCACAGAAGATAatccacagagcagcttcttaCAGGAACTACTTTCTGCCGAGCTACACCCGCCAACCGTCTCACCACACAGCTACTCATGGTCGAGAGGCTCGTGATCCTGGCAGCAACGTGCTAGGTAACGTTACAGCCCAGACAAGGAGGACGCCATTAAGTGGCTATCAACAAACCCCCAGGGTATTAAGGGTATCAACAAACCCCCAGGGTATTAAGGGTATCAACAAACCCCCAGGGTATTAAGGGTATCAACAAACCCCCAGGGTATTAAGGGTATCAACAAGCACAGACTCACGTTGATAAAGAGACGTCTAGAAATCAGAGGATTAAAgactcgtttcaccatcagaatttgatccattcagtccggtaacatttggaaagtctagaagagccgcAGAATTAAATCGTTTTATCCCTTTGCAAGTTAGcgcagggctaacaggaagttagcgtagcgctgacaggaagtcagcagCCTCGGTAGGTCTGAGACGCTTGTCCTCCAGACTCTATGGGCCCAACGATGAGGATGTTGGTACTTTTATACCCAGAAAGCCTCCAACGTTGTGTCGCTCAGGTGATCAAGCTCAGATTTTGCTCTGAATTTCTCGCCGCCTTGCTTTGGCCAATCAAAACGAAGCAGGCGAGTATCGTAGGTCACACATCCACGCTGATAAGACACAACGTTAGCCAGTTAGATACAGATCGCAGCACACTGTAGACACCGTAAATACTCATCATCTACCGCACGTATATGATGCTACTGCTACTTTTTCAGCAGCCAAATGTTTATGTCGGTTTTATGTGTAAGTAAATgagagtcaaattccttgtatgtgttcacataatataatataatataataaatgaactCTTGCTGTTGGTATGTATCTGTAAGTTGTTGGCGGTTTGCGAGGGTCGTACGAACACTGTGATCTGATCAGATTAAAACTACCTGGATGGACAAAGAGCACCACAGGGACGAGGAATCGCACTTCCATACTATATTTGGGTTGTAACGGTGCACATATCGGTTCAATGACTCCTCGTACAGAACATCTACAGCGCAGACAGTTTCGTTGCCAGGTGTCGTCTCTCAGCTGTAGCATGCTAGCAAGGCTTAGCCGTGTTAGCCCGGTTatccaagaaaaacaaaacagattccACACCTCAGGTTCAGATATTTAACCTGCGTCCTTCATGGAAGCGAACGCCGATTTCCATCTGATCTGAGGATCTTTTTTCCTGCAAAACTGGAGAATCAGGACGGGAACTGTCAGGATATAAGACACACATGAACCGGCCTCCTCACCCAGATCTGCAGCTTGATCCTCTTGTCGTTGCGGTACACCGTCTTCACCTTGAAGTCGATGCCCACGGTGCTGACGAAGGAGTTGCTGAAGGAATCGTCGGCGTAGCGGAACAGGAAGGACGTTTTACCCACGCTGCTGTTGCCGATGATCAGCAGCTTGAACATGTAGTCGAAGTTCTGGTCGGAGCCGTCCCGCTGGCCGAAACGCTGGTCTGCCTTCGCCATCTGGAGGTTCGGTTCAGcgagagagaacaaaaacacacaatcgGCATCGTGAAGGTCAACATCGTCTGAACAAGGGGAGAAATTTCCTTCTGCGGTTTTAAAGTTGCCGTCTGAGTTGCTAAATCTTTCGTAAACTAATTAGTGTGTTAGATGAGTTAAAATCTTGATCTTGACCTCATCAGGGGGGTAAATTTCTCATTTCACATAAGAGAAATGACGTTTCTTATGTGTATTTGCTCATGAAGTAAATAACTCACATGGTAAACTGgtaaaaaaaagctgcattctCACATATAAACCTGATGGCTGGTGACAATAATAACATTTCCTGAATAGGAAATCCAGTTTATGGCTTTAACGGCtcttgtgtgtgaaagaaaatcCTCTTTCTGTGATGAAACCATTTCTAGAAAACCCGTTGAGCGAGCTGAAAACTGCACTGGAAGCTGCTCCTGTTTGTTCCTGGAAAGCTGACATTTTCGAGGAAAGTTTCCGCCTG
Encoded here:
- the rab3b gene encoding ras-related protein Rab-3B, whose translation is MAKADQRFGQRDGSDQNFDYMFKLLIIGNSSVGKTSFLFRYADDSFSNSFVSTVGIDFKVKTVYRNDKRIKLQIWDTAGQERYRTITTAYYRGAMGFILMYDITNEESFNAVQDWATQIKTYSWDNAQVIMVGNKCDMDEERVVPPEKGKHLADQLGFEYYEASAKENINVRQVFERLVDIICVKMSERVDVEAPVAPGTKPTRLTDKPAQLPQKCC